TGCTCGTAGACCCCATATTTCCTGCTGCTCCCTCGCCCGAACCATCTTGGTAAGAGGAGGGCGCGTTCATGGCGATTCAAGCAATCTCCATCATCGTCGCGGGCTTCTTCCTGGTTTTCGGGTCGGCCTGCGCAACGGATTACATCTCTCTCGCCTCGAGTAGTGTCGAGGACAACCAGTACGAGGCCGCGATCGAGTTCCTGACCGAGGGCGCAAGTAAGGGCGACCCGCGTTGCGACTACTATCTCGCAGTCCTGATGCTGTCAGGGGAAATCGAAGGCGAGCGCGATTCGCAGGCCGCTAGCGTTTGGTTGCGCACTGCGGCAGATGCAGGGATCCCCGACGCCCAACTCGATCTCGGTCGACTCTATGAGTTTGGAGATGGAGTGGACAGAGACCTGGCGAAAGCGGCCGCGCTGTATCGCAAGGCCGCAGATGCAGGGTTGCCCGCAGGTCAAGCACAGCTAGGTGCGCTCTACGCAGTGGGTAAAGGAGTCGAGCAGGACACGGCGATGGCCACAGACTTGTATCGGAAGGCTGCCAAGAGTGGTGACCCATTGGGGCAGGCGGCACTTGGCGTGGCGAGCTTTCACGGAATCGGAGTGCCGAAGAACCTGATCGACGGATACATGTGGACCAAGC
The DNA window shown above is from Myxococcales bacterium and carries:
- a CDS encoding sel1 repeat family protein, whose product is MAIQAISIIVAGFFLVFGSACATDYISLASSSVEDNQYEAAIEFLTEGASKGDPRCDYYLAVLMLSGEIEGERDSQAASVWLRTAADAGIPDAQLDLGRLYEFGDGVDRDLAKAAALYRKAADAGLPAGQAQLGALYAVGKGVEQDTAMATDLYRKAAKSGDPLGQAALGVASFHGIGVPKNLIDGYMWTKLAAKQGNPEANSILRVIVAEMTPSELKKARYMVSKYSAKSFKTVQYRTKAGIDVAADAPPRRRRSGGRGLTQ